A part of Sugiyamaella lignohabitans strain CBS 10342 chromosome D, complete sequence genomic DNA contains:
- the SWA2 gene encoding Swa2p (Auxilin-like protein involved in vesicular transport; clathrin-binding protein required for uncoating of clathrin-coated vesicles; GO_component: GO:0005737 - cytoplasm [Evidence IEA,IEA]; GO_component: GO:0005783 - endoplasmic reticulum [Evidence IEA]; GO_component: GO:0005789 - endoplasmic reticulum membrane [Evidence IEA]; GO_component: GO:0005789 - endoplasmic reticulum membrane [Evidence IDA] [PMID 11553703]; GO_component: GO:0016020 - membrane [Evidence IEA]; GO_function: GO:0030276 - clathrin binding [Evidence IDA] [PMID 16687570]; GO_function: GO:0043130 - ubiquitin binding [Evidence IDA] [PMID 18948116]; GO_process: GO:0072318 - clathrin coat disassembly [Evidence IMP] [PMID 11146663]; GO_process: GO:0048309 - endoplasmic reticulum inheritance [Evidence IMP] [PMID 11553703]; GO_process: GO:0032781 - positive regulation of ATPase activity [Evidence IDA] [PMID 16687570]) produces the protein MDSFAELKWSSSGTAPGTGTSSKASSKPGTPAPGQAKGLDSFASLAPMGTGSNKPKKLESLSLQERQNMLQKGNGNAFGTSGGSSSTGGSTWSGLDLLSGGIASSERLGKSTVPASGLSNGASGSGSNSLLDGFDDIPGANEISTGSNTEGNVDPETKEDNIDDLFSVFNKPKVDTAKIEKEKDYETIDRAQDRLSSGSGSRSRATPDRQIQLGDDQDDYGDTEYNGDYDEDDYSAEEGVFGNRGHRSALNSSSNRHNSSNGGSRHSSMAGSRAESRAESRTGSRAGSGRGGSSTPSSISSRGPPAADPRDHAIAELMDMGFSDEQAIYALAQTDTGLDVRQAVDVLMMQAHQKATGQPVTAGSRSNSRRKQKDVPVDDISKLASDLSTQFISKAGSLWSMGKKNLAKAIDQYNSQPSSDGTPAWMRDAQRYVSEDESGTPPIHLDSDSDISIKRGRTGTNRPSRRFNDSDFTDDDTPPPSSSQLATDEAMMLESEGPRSRRNKNPATGHRQQPPVPPPSRRYVDDAQSNSIPVPRAVPDSARTPPPPSNTPPIAQRQQPALSRAQLLRERQKERKDDDVMYVSSSRRRGPTSSNQSSRAPTPSLPAQSPAAPSSRIASPKPSIPPREAVSISPTALTMANTSREQGTEAFKRGDFTQATEHYSQALQSIPPKHLLLTLILTNRSTCYLKCGDAKSALADAEQSLAIIGPGLGANEEVEPGKSLKDIWSKAVARKAEAYEHLEKFQDALDSWTVLISNGYSSKQSMDGKRRCQDALSPKPKPRPVTSSTPSRVSTPANDGPQSAAGKAALARVKNAHATAEKNDSERFILHDSVSSRIESWRHGKEDNLRALLGSLDNILWPESGWKKVSLAELVIPKKVKLVYMKAVARTHPDKVSSTATTEQKMIAEGVFITLNKAWDQFKVANNLS, from the coding sequence ATGGATAGTTTTGCAGAGTTGAAATGGTCGTCATCAGGTACCGCACCAGGTACAGGAACCTCGTCCAAGGCGAGCAGTAAGCCCGGGACTCCAGCTCCTGGCCAGGCTAAGGGGCTTGATTCGTTCGCTAGTTTGGCTCCAATGGGTACTGGGTCGAATAAACCGAAGAAATTAGAGTCTCTTTCGTTACAAGAAAGACAGAACATGCTTCAAAAGGGCAATGGAAATGCATTTGGAACGTCAGGAGGATCTTCAAGTACGGGAGGTAGTACATGGTCCGGTTTGGATCTGCTTTCTGGAGGCATTGCTAGTTCCGAGAGACTTGGAAAATCGACTGTTCCGGCTTCTGGACTGTCTAATGGTGCTAGTGGATCAGGATCAAACTCGCTTTTAGACGGTTTTGACGATATTCCAGGGGCGAATGAGATATCGACTGGGTCGAATACTGAAGGTAATGTAGATCctgaaacaaaagaagataaCATCGACGATTTATTTTCGGTTTTTAATAAACCAAAAGTGGATACTGCAAAAatagagaaagagaaagacTATGAGACTATAGATCGAGCTCAGGATCGATTAagttctggatctggatcgAGGAGTAGAGCTACTCCAGACAGACAGATTCAGCTCGGGGATGATCAGGACGATTATGGCGATACTGAATACAATGGCGattatgatgaagacgactattctgctgaagaaggTGTTTTTGGAAACCGTGGCCATCGGTCAGCACTGAATTCTTCCAGTAACCGTCATAACAGCTCTAATGGTGGAAGTAGACATAGTAGCATGGCTGGGAGCAGAGCTGAGAGCAGAGCTGAGAGTAGAACAGGTAGTAGAGCTGGTAGTGGTCGAGGCGGTAGTTCGACACCTTCGTCAATATCTTCTCGAGgacctccagcagcagatccAAGAGATCATGCTATTGCTGAGCTTATGGATATGGGATTTTCCGACGAGCAAGCTATTTACGCACTGGCCCAGACCGACACTGGACTTGATGTTCGACAGGCAGTGGATGTTCTTATGATGCAAGCTCATCAAAAAGCCACTGGACAACCGGTGACAGCTGGATCGCGGTCAAATTCCAGACGAAAGCAGAAAGATGTGCCAGTAGATGATATATCTAAACTAGCTTCGGATCTGTCTACCCAGTTTATTTCTAAAGCAGGAAGTTTATGGAGTATGGGAAAGAAAAATCTGGCAAAAGCCATTGATCAGTACAACTCACAACCCAGTAGTGACGGAACACCTGCCTGGATGAGGGATGCTCAGAGATACGTCAGTGAAGATGAAAGTGGAACGCCACCGATCCATCTCGACAGTGACAGTGATATCAGTATTAAACGTGGACGAACCGGTACTAACCGACCCTCGAGACGATTCAATGATAGTGATTTTACCGACGACGATACACCCCCTCCATCTTCGAGTCAACTGGCTACCGATGAGGCTATGATGTTGGAATCCGAGGGTCCTCGTAGCAGACGAAACAAGAATCCAGCAACTGGTCACCGCCAACAACCACCAGTACCGCCTCCATCTCGAAGATATGTGGATGACGCTCAATCTAACAGTATTCCCGTACCTCGAGCAGTTCCAGACTCGGCAAGAactcctccaccacctaGCAACACACCTCCTATTGCACAACGCCAACAACCAGCATTAAGCAGAGCTCAATTGTTAAGAGAACGACAAAAAGAACgaaaagatgatgatgttatGTAcgtttcttcttcacgaAGACGAGGGCCCACCTCTTCAAACCAGTCGTCTCGAGCACCGACTCCCAGTCTTCCCGCACAAtcacctgctgctcctaGTTCAAGAATTGCCAGTCCAAAACCATCAATCCCCCCTAGAGAAGCTGTTTCGATTTCTCCTACTGCATTAACCATGGCCAACACATCCCGAGAACAGGGTACCGAAGCGTTTAAGCGAGGAGACTTCACTCAAGCCACCGAACACTATTCCCAAGCATTGCAGTCCATTCCCCCTAaacatcttcttctaacACTTATTCTCACCAACAGATCCACCTGTTACCTGAAATGCGGCGATGCCAAATCGGCCCTTGCTGATGCCGAGCAGTCGCTAGCGATTATTGGTCCTGGATTGGGTGCTAACGAAGAAGTCGAGCCTGGCAAGTCCTTGAAAGACATCTGGTCAAAGGCAGTTGCTCGTAAAGCCGAAGCGTACGAACATCTCGAGAAGTTCCAAGACGCCCTTGACTCATGGACTGTTCTCATCAGTAATGGATACTCATCGAAGCAGTCTATGGACGGCAAACGTCGATGTCAAGACGCCCTTTCTCCAAAGCCCAAACCACGACCAGTAACATCATCCACACCATCACGAGTCTCTACACCTGCCAATGACGGACCACAATCTGCGGCCGGAAAAGCTGCTCTTGCACGAGTCAAGAACGCACATGCCACTGCCGAAAAGAACGACTCCGAGCGGTTTATTCTCCACGACAGCGTCAGCAGCCGGATAGAGAGCTGGCGCCACGGCAAAGAAGACAACCTCCGGGCCCTCCTTGGCTCACTCGACAACATTCTATGGCCCGAAAGCGGTTGGAAAAAGGTTTCACTAGCCGAGCTCGTGATCCCCAAAAAGGTCAAGCTCGTGTACATGAAAGCAGTGGCCCGAACACACCCCGACAAAGTGTCGTCCACCGCAACCACCGAGCAGAAAATGATTGCCGAAGGCGTCTTCATCACCCTCAACAAAGCATGGGACCAGTTCAAGGTCGCCAACAACCTCTCATAA
- the ADP1 gene encoding putative ATP-dependent permease ADP1 (Putative ATP-dependent permease of the ABC transporter family; GO_component: GO:0005737 - cytoplasm [Evidence IDA] [PMID 11914276]; GO_component: GO:0005783 - endoplasmic reticulum [Evidence IEA]; GO_component: GO:0005783 - endoplasmic reticulum [Evidence IDA] [PMID 11914276]; GO_component: GO:0005789 - endoplasmic reticulum membrane [Evidence IEA]; GO_component: GO:0000329 - fungal-type vacuole membrane [Evidence IDA] [PMID 19001347]; GO_component: GO:0016021 - integral component of membrane [Evidence IEA]; GO_component: GO:0016021 - integral component of membrane [Evidence ISM] [PMID 12192589]; GO_component: GO:0016020 - membrane [Evidence IEA,IEA]; GO_function: GO:0005524 - ATP binding [Evidence IEA,IEA]; GO_function: GO:0016887 - ATPase activity [Evidence IEA]; GO_function: GO:0042626 - ATPase activity, coupled to transmembrane movement of substances [Evidence ISS] [PMID 9020838]; GO_function: GO:0017111 - nucleoside-triphosphatase activity [Evidence IEA]; GO_function: GO:0000166 - nucleotide binding [Evidence IEA,IEA]; GO_process: GO:0006200 - ATP catabolic process [Evidence IEA]; GO_process: GO:0008152 - metabolic process [Evidence IEA]; GO_process: GO:0055085 - transmembrane transport [Evidence ISS] [PMID 9020838]; GO_process: GO:0006810 - transport [Evidence IEA]), protein MCNVTNRKILDILAGKIPQVTFSCNSTSAECDFQFWVDQVESFYCGLSNCTFETEVLSNTNITKYQCPEISCKCVPERMLCGEAGSIDISDFLTETISGPGFFECDRSTKSCKFSEPSMNDLIKSVFGDPYITLECDSSECLHYTELPGYLPPEKSVRRGFVLAAFISALVFILGGAVIFQYFMNRSQNNKLGYLQIPSDSDAAKLMANHQATSLQFEDISYSDKKRPVKILDGVFGQVKEGSVLAIMGGSGAGKTTLLDILASKTKRGVTEGHIYVNGREVISKNRYKKVIGFVDQEDCLIPTLTVYETIVTSALLRLPKSMSDDAKKLRALETMNELGILGLKDQLVGNETNRGISGGEKRRVAIACELVTSPSILFLDEPTSGLDAYNAFNVISSLVHLARNYNRTVVFTIHQPRSNIVAQFDELMLLAKGSVVYSGPQSEASNYFAEIGYPCPSGYNMGDFLIDLAMEADNSGGSSSNGDSAGDDQANEHLSEGGQSNSTESDDIHNPIPRANTIEDSTREWRHYAVHRNELSGEEAHENHLRRRISTTPAIRAPPSLSTLVELYKNSPLAESIRQKIQAQKQAVIDADESNLTSGYETPNQNGDGPETGDDATSPATRGGASSIPKELKGHDKVGVFGQFRILSGRTFKNLYRNPMLLLTHYVMAVLLAVFCGVLYFNVTNDISGFQNRLGLFFFLLALFGFSTLTTLQLFAEERIIFIRERANGYYHPIAYYLAKVMFDIIPLRVFPPILLGLIVYPLVGLSTDGYAFLRFLLILVLFNLTAASTCLLIGIMIQNTGVASLVGCLVMLFSLLFAGLFLNQDSMPAGAVWFKYISIFHYAYEALTVNEVRYLTLTEKKFGLSIEVPGATILSTFGFDSGALWDDVAGLAIVFGLFLIAGYVAMHFFLVERR, encoded by the coding sequence ATGTGTAATGTGACAAACCGTAAGATTCTCGATATTCTGGCAGGAAAAATTCCTCAAGTGACTTTTTCTTGTAACAGTACTAGTGCAGAATGCGATTTCCAGTTCTGGGTCGACCAGGTCGAGAGTTTTTATTGTGGTCTGAGTAATTGTACTTTTGAGACCGAGGTCTTGAGTAATACGAATATCACGAAATACCAGTGTCCCGAGATCAGTTGTAAATGTGTGCCAGAGAGAATGTTGTGTGGAGAGGCAGGATCaattgatatttcagattTCCTGACTGAAACAATTAGCGGCCCTGGTTTCTTTGAATGTGATCGTAGCACTAAATCGTGCAAGTTTTCAGAACCATCGATGAATGATTTGATCAAATCGGTGTTTGGTGACCCATATATCACTTTAGAATGTGATTCAAGCGAGTGTCTACATTATACAGAATTGCCAGGGTACCTGCCTCCTGAGAAGAGTGTTCGTCGAGGGTTTGTACTGGCAGCGTTTATTTCGGCTTTAGTGTTTATTCTTGGTGGAGCAGTTATTTTCCAGTACTTTATGAACCGCAGTCAGAATAACAAACTCGGATACCTGCAGATTCCGTCTGATAGCGATGCTGCTAAATTGATGGCTAATCACCAGGCTACGAGTTTGCAGTTTGAAGATATCTCGTACAGTGACAAGAAACGGCCGGTGAAGATTCTTGATGGAGTGTTTGGCCAGGTCAAAGAAGGCAGTGTGCTGGCTATTATGGGCGggtctggtgctggtaagaCGACTTTGCTGGATATTCTGGCGTCGAAAACGAAACGAGGTGTCACTGAAGGCCATATTTACGTGAATGGACGTGAGGTCATTAGTAAAAACAGGTATAAAAAGGTGATTGGATTTGTCGACCAGGAAGACTGTTTGATTCCTACCTTGACTGTATATGAAACTATTGTCACCAGTGCTCTGTTGAGACTGCCGAAATCCATGTCTGACGATGCCAAGAAGTTGCGTGCCTTAGAGACCATGAACGAGTTGGGAATTCTTGGCTTGAAAGATCAGTTGGTTGGTAATGAGACTAATAGAGGTATATCTGGTGgtgagaagagaagagtTGCAATTGCTTGTGAGTTAGTGACCTCGCCAtcgattttgtttttggacGAACCCACATCGGGTCTGGATGCTTACAATGCTTTTAATGTCATTAGTAGTCTCGTTCACTTGGCAAGAAATTATAACCGTACTGTTGTGTTTACCATCCACCAACCGCGATCCAACATTGTTGCTCAGTTTGATGAGTTGATGTTGCTAGCAAAGGGTTCGGTGGTGTATTCCGGACCCCAGTCGGAAGCCAGTAATTATTTCGCTGAAATCGGATACCCCTGTCCTAGTGGATATAATATGGgtgatttcttgattgaCCTGGCTATGGAAGCGGATAATAGTGgtggtagcagtagtaATGGCGATTCAGCTGGCGATGATCAGGCGAATGAGCATTTGAGCGAAGGAGGCCAGTCTAACAGCACCGAGTCGGATGATATTCATAATCCTATTCCCCGTGCCAATACTATCGAAGATTCTACACGTGAGTGGAGACATTATGCTGTACATCGAAATGAATTgtctggagaagaagcacaTGAAAACCATCTTCGTCGAAGAATCTCTACCACACCAGCCATTCGTGCACCTCCATCTCTCAGCACTCTTGTGGAACTGTATAAAAACAGTCCATTGGCCGAGTCCATTCGCCAAAAGATTCAGGCTCAAAAGCAGGCTGTTATTGATGCTGACGAGTCGAATCTGACTAGCGGTTACGAGACCCCCAACCAAAATGGTGACGGTCCGGAGACTGGAGATGATGCTACTTCGCCAGCGACACGCGGCGGTGCGTCCAGTATTCCAAAAGAACTCAAGGGTCATGATAAAGTGGGTGTATTTGGGCAATTCCGCATTCTTTCTGGCCGAACCTTTAAAAATTTATACCGAAATCCCATGCTACTGCTGACTCACTATGTGATGGCGGTTCTGCTAGCAGTTTTCTGTGGAGTTCTGTATTTTAATGTGACCAACGATATCAGCGGGTTCCAGAACAGACTGggtcttttcttctttttgcttGCACTCTTTGGATTCTCCACCCTGACCACTCTCCAGCTATTTGCCGAAGAACGTATTATCTTCATTCGCGAGCGGGCAAACGGATACTACCATCCAATTGCATACTATCTTGCCAAAGTGATGTTCGATATCATTCCCCTTCGAGTTTTTCCTCCTATTCTGCTTGGACTGATCGTGTACCCACTAGTAGGATTGTCCACTGACGGATATGCGTTCCTGCGATTCCTGCTGATTCTCGTATTGTTCAACCTCACCGCAGCCTCGACCTGTCTTCTCATTGGAATCATGATCCAGAACACCGGAGTAGCCAGTCTTGTAGGATGTCTCGTGATGCTGTTCAGTCTGTTATTTGCTGGTCTGTTCCTCAACCAAGACTCGATGCCAGCAGGGGCCGTATGGTTCAAGTACATCTCCATCTTCCACTACGCATACGAAGCATTAACCGTCAATGAAGTACGCTACCTGACGCTGACAGAAAAGAAGTTCGGGCTCAGCATCGAGGTCCCGGGGGCCACCATCCTCAGTACCTTCGGTTTCGACAGCGGCGCCCTCTGGGACGACGTGGCCGGCCTGGCCATCGTCTTCGGCCTGTTCCTGATCGCCGGCTACGTCGCCATGCATTTCTTCCTCGTCGAGAGAAGATAA
- the TFB1 gene encoding TFIIH/NER complex subunit TFB1 (Subunit of TFIIH and nucleotide excision repair factor 3 complexes; required for nucleotide excision repair, target for transcriptional activators; relocalizes to the cytosol in response to hypoxia; GO_component: GO:0000439 - core TFIIH complex [Evidence IEA]; GO_component: GO:0000439 - core TFIIH complex [Evidence IDA] [PMID 14500720]; GO_component: GO:0000439 - core TFIIH complex [Evidence IDA] [PMID 19818408]; GO_component: GO:0005829 - cytosol [Evidence IDA] [PMID 22932476]; GO_component: GO:0005675 - holo TFIIH complex [Evidence IDA] [PMID 19818408]; GO_component: GO:0000112 - nucleotide-excision repair factor 3 complex [Evidence IDA] [PMID 8855246]; GO_component: GO:0005634 - nucleus [Evidence IEA,IEA]; GO_component: GO:0005634 - nucleus [Evidence IDA] [PMID 22932476]; GO_function: GO:0000990 - core RNA polymerase binding transcription factor activity [Evidence IC] [PMID 19818408]; GO_function: GO:0032266 - phosphatidylinositol-3-phosphate binding [Evidence IDA] [PMID 15909982]; GO_function: GO:0010314 - phosphatidylinositol-5-phosphate binding [Evidence IDA] [PMID 15909982]; GO_process: GO:0006281 - DNA repair [Evidence IEA]; GO_process: GO:0006974 - cellular response to DNA damage stimulus [Evidence IEA]; GO_process: GO:0006289 - nucleotide-excision repair [Evidence IEA]; GO_process: GO:0006289 - nucleotide-excision repair [Evidence IMP] [PMID 7891722]; GO_process: GO:0070816 - phosphorylation of RNA polymerase II C-terminal domain [Evidence IDA] [PMID 19450536]; GO_process: GO:0070816 - phosphorylation of RNA polymerase II C-terminal domain [Evidence IDA] [PMID 19679665]; GO_process: GO:0006355 - regulation of transcription, DNA-templated [Evidence IEA]; GO_process: GO:0006360 - transcription from RNA polymerase I promoter [Evidence IMP] [PMID 12015980]; GO_process: GO:0006366 - transcription from RNA polymerase II promoter [Evidence IDA] [PMID 19818408]; GO_process: GO:0006351 - transcription, DNA-templated [Evidence IEA,IEA]) produces the protein MSAGTTVSTTYPANFKKEPGTIEISDGDRDGNRLFVWKPNNTGSAKPPINIKLETVTQLQATPATSEKLHLKIICTVGDVSSATTPASGQTSQAPATPAAPGSETQSYVFAFKERSVMENTKTTIQKLVQAIRAAVTEKSANGTGQNGTSNGGANGTANNNNNNMNRPENKQAVVELDSKKLLLNLNLQQGLLRENKELMRTFQETVINGGLANDKFWNTRIHLLRAYALTSSQKRGAYNVLGTIRPTTGSDNQINVSLTREKIHDIFDQYPIVRQAYSDSVPGKMTEGSFWERFFLSRLFRRLRGEKVPQTHLVDAILDTKYLTLYEEEQEGYNNRILGIVSTTSTSSGSSITNNNSNNNINANNKRTREDDPISADNNDDNRPAGEVTDDMYHKIVPQYLDIGGNEENDPQKLGNLPDITMQPGKSDASSISLIRSMNSLSQRMLYGNATSRIISGRQEPASTEVSSLGDQLKFDDLESDSVADSNIELHLVNEPGISINGKSNSHEADDTTVIEQIRDRYSKSLQTGSSINLNDVGNNTEDLKAAVGQVTSIIELRSQESDQASNIWTSNEQDKRLLDQVQLCHATSVEFLRHFWLHFLSGDPNQASSISKLVTNLAKSLERIDAVSKAAPTPDAQNHARASLGPLKTSILTALDRYEKALEASSAEK, from the coding sequence atgtcGGCAGGAACGACTGTTTCGACGACGTACCCAGCTAATTTTAAAAAGGAGCCAGGCACAATAGAGATCAGTGATGGAGACCGAGATGGAAACCGTCTGTTTGTGTGGAAACCAAATAATACGGGGAGTGCTAAACCACCAATCAACATCAAATTAGAAACCGTAACTCAATTACAAGCCACTCCAGCAACGAGTGAGAAATTGCATTTAAAAATCATTTGTACAGTAGGAGATGTTTCATCTGCTACAACTCCAGCATCAGGGCAGACTTCACAGGCACCAGCGACGCCAGCTGCCCCAGGAAGTGAGACTCAGAGCTATGTTTTTGCATTCAAAGAACGATCGGTAATGGAAAATACCAAAACGACCATTCAAAAGTTGGTTCAAGCTATTCGAGCAGCCGTCACCGAGAAATCTGCTAATGGTACTGGTCAAAATGGCACTTCTAATGGTGGCGCCAACGGTACagctaataataataataataacatgAATCGTCCTGAGAATAAACAAGCAGTAGTGGAATTGGACTCGAAAAAGCTGCTACTCAACTTAAATCTTCAACAAGGATTATTAcgagaaaataaagagCTAATGAGAACGTTTCAAGAAACAGTGATTAATGGAGGACTTGCAAATGACAAGTTCTGGAATACCCGAATTCATTTACTACGAGCATATGCATTGACGTCGTCACAAAAAAGAGGTGCTTATAATGTTTTAGGAACCATTCGACCAACTACTGGCAGTGATAATCAGATCAATGTTTCATTAACAAGAGAGAAAATCCACGACATTTTTGACCAATATCCCATAGTTCGACAAGCATATAGCGACAGCGTACCAGGTAAAATGACCGAGGGTTCATTCTGGGAACGGTTTTTTCTGTCTCGACTGTTTCGCCGTTTACGAGGCGAAAAAGTTCCTCAAACTCATCTTGTAGACGCCATTCTCGATACAAAATACCTGACTCTCTacgaagaagagcaagaggGATACAATAATAGAATTCTCGGTATAGTAAGTACTACCAGTACGAGTAGCGGTAGCAgtatcaccaacaacaacagcaacaataaCATTAATGCCAATAACAAGAGAACTCGAGAAGACGACCCTATCAGCGCCGATAATAACGACGACAACCGACCTGCTGGGGAAGTCACTGATGACATGTACCATAAAATAGTTCCCCAGTATCTCGATATTGGCGGCAACGAAGAAAACGACCCACAAAAGCTGGGAAATCTGCCTGATATTACCATGCAACCAGGCAAATCCGACGCCAGTTCCATCTCACTAATCCGATCCATGAACAGCCTATCCCAACGCATGCTCTATGGCAATGCCACTTCACGTATAATAAGTGGTCGACAAGAGCCAGCCAGCACTGAAGTATCGTCACTTGGCGACCAATTGAAATTCGATGATCTGGAAAGCGATTCAGTTGCAGACTCGAATATCGAACTCCATCTCGTTAATGAACctggcatcagcatcaacggAAAATCCAATTCACATGAAGCAGATGACACCACCGTTATTGAACAGATCCGAGATCGATACTCAAAGAGTCTTCAAACCGGCAGCTCTATTAATCTGAACGACGTCGGCAACAACACCGAGGATTTGAAAGCTGCAGTCGGTCAAGTGACATCGATTATAGAACTACGGTCGCAAGAGTCAGATCAAGCGTCGAATATCTGGACGAGCAACGAGCAAGACAAACGACTTCTCGATCAAGTTCAGCTCTGCCATGCCACCTCTGTCGAGTTCCTTCGCCACTTCTGGCTGCACTTCCTCTCCGGCGACCCCAACCAGGCCTCTTCCATATCCAAACTTGTCACCAATCTCGCCAAAAGTCTTGAACGAATCGACGCTGTTTCCAAGGCAGCACCAACCCCCGACGCTCAAAACCACGCTCGAGCCTCGCTCGGTCCCCTAAAAACGTCCATACTGACCGCCCTAGACCGCTACGAAAAGGCTCTCGAAGCGTCTTCCGCCGAGAAATAG